A region from the Mustela erminea isolate mMusErm1 chromosome 10, mMusErm1.Pri, whole genome shotgun sequence genome encodes:
- the LOC116567959 gene encoding uncharacterized protein LOC116567959 isoform X1: MVGGARLSSPPGRREISAQRGGPTSWSCDLGQIPSRQALVWLRVNGSDSNCPYGLWGGLDEGKASAECLAGVFNLLFQSSRMETEGYLEAQRNREVQDDKMRSPSNEMMAEEPEVVLIPAPQVQAPREPSGLPQESLDEDSLEDLETLPRRNPPNAAASRQRFRKFRYEDGAGPRDVLRHLQELAGQWLRPDIHTKEQIVEMLVQEQFQAVLPEELRARAQRCQPGVRITG, translated from the exons ATGGTGGGAGGAGCCCGGCTCAGCTCCCCGCCTGGACGCCGGGAaatttctgctcagcggggtggtCCCACCTCCTGgtcttgtgaccttgggcagatccCCTCTCGTCAGGCCTTAGTTTGGTTACGTGTGAATGGAAGTGACAGTAACTGTCCTTATGGGTTATGGGGAGGATTGGATGAGGGGAAAGCGTCCGCGGAGTGTCTGGCGG GAGTCTTCAATCTCCTTTTCCAGAGTTCCAGAATGGAGACTGAAGGGTACCTAGAGgcacaaagaaatagagaagtcCAAGATGATAAAATGAGGTCTCCATCAAATGAGATGATGGCTGAGGAGCCAGAAGTTGTCCTAATACCGGCTCCCCAGGTCCAGGCTCCACGAGAGCCTTCTGGGCTTCCACAAGAGAGCCTTGATGAAGACTCTCTCGAAGACCTTGAGACCTTGCCACGAAGGAATCCTCCCAACGCGGCAGCCTCCAGGCAGAGGTTCCGGAAATTCCGCTATGAAGATGGAGCTGGGCCCAGGGATGTCCTCAGACATCTGCAGGAGCTTGCCGGACAGTGGCTGAGACCTGATATTCACACAAAAGAGCAGATTGTGGAGATGCTGGTACAGGAGCAGTTCCAGGCTGTCCTGCCCGAGGAGCTCAGAGCTCGGGCCCAGAGATGTCAGCCTGGGGTCAGAATCACTGGCTAA
- the LOC116567959 gene encoding SCAN domain-containing protein 1-like isoform X2, whose amino-acid sequence MEVTVTVLMGYGEDWMRGKRPRSVWRSSRMETEGYLEAQRNREVQDDKMRSPSNEMMAEEPEVVLIPAPQVQAPREPSGLPQESLDEDSLEDLETLPRRNPPNAAASRQRFRKFRYEDGAGPRDVLRHLQELAGQWLRPDIHTKEQIVEMLVQEQFQAVLPEELRARAQRCQPGVRITG is encoded by the exons ATGGAAGTGACAGTAACTGTCCTTATGGGTTATGGGGAGGATTGGATGAGGGGAAAGCGTCCGCGGAGTGTCTGGCGG AGTTCCAGAATGGAGACTGAAGGGTACCTAGAGgcacaaagaaatagagaagtcCAAGATGATAAAATGAGGTCTCCATCAAATGAGATGATGGCTGAGGAGCCAGAAGTTGTCCTAATACCGGCTCCCCAGGTCCAGGCTCCACGAGAGCCTTCTGGGCTTCCACAAGAGAGCCTTGATGAAGACTCTCTCGAAGACCTTGAGACCTTGCCACGAAGGAATCCTCCCAACGCGGCAGCCTCCAGGCAGAGGTTCCGGAAATTCCGCTATGAAGATGGAGCTGGGCCCAGGGATGTCCTCAGACATCTGCAGGAGCTTGCCGGACAGTGGCTGAGACCTGATATTCACACAAAAGAGCAGATTGTGGAGATGCTGGTACAGGAGCAGTTCCAGGCTGTCCTGCCCGAGGAGCTCAGAGCTCGGGCCCAGAGATGTCAGCCTGGGGTCAGAATCACTGGCTAA
- the LOC116567959 gene encoding SCAN domain-containing protein 1-like isoform X3, with the protein METEGYLEAQRNREVQDDKMRSPSNEMMAEEPEVVLIPAPQVQAPREPSGLPQESLDEDSLEDLETLPRRNPPNAAASRQRFRKFRYEDGAGPRDVLRHLQELAGQWLRPDIHTKEQIVEMLVQEQFQAVLPEELRARAQRCQPGVRITG; encoded by the coding sequence ATGGAGACTGAAGGGTACCTAGAGgcacaaagaaatagagaagtcCAAGATGATAAAATGAGGTCTCCATCAAATGAGATGATGGCTGAGGAGCCAGAAGTTGTCCTAATACCGGCTCCCCAGGTCCAGGCTCCACGAGAGCCTTCTGGGCTTCCACAAGAGAGCCTTGATGAAGACTCTCTCGAAGACCTTGAGACCTTGCCACGAAGGAATCCTCCCAACGCGGCAGCCTCCAGGCAGAGGTTCCGGAAATTCCGCTATGAAGATGGAGCTGGGCCCAGGGATGTCCTCAGACATCTGCAGGAGCTTGCCGGACAGTGGCTGAGACCTGATATTCACACAAAAGAGCAGATTGTGGAGATGCTGGTACAGGAGCAGTTCCAGGCTGTCCTGCCCGAGGAGCTCAGAGCTCGGGCCCAGAGATGTCAGCCTGGGGTCAGAATCACTGGCTAA